A stretch of Brassica napus cultivar Da-Ae chromosome C6, Da-Ae, whole genome shotgun sequence DNA encodes these proteins:
- the LOC106406740 gene encoding LOB domain-containing protein 42 translates to MAFRNAKVSAVRDDATKEAVAEKSLFWKGRKTKVISSLMGRRMKMISPRLRMKLLKPFAGPDSQANATLFLAKFYGRAGLLNLIESGPNHLRPAIFRSLLYEACGRIVNPVDGSVGLMWSGNWSQCQAAVDAILNGLPITHTPLASASASHQIIPPHRTYDIRHVAKDPTTGGDSSESLALAPRVNGNKAKTKTGRLKRLAETVDFQLGECSHDTWQLQCSGATHGYGQLALENVENRREAPLNQSSNLGRDDQVDTNEVGLELRLG, encoded by the exons ATGGCGTTTCGTAACGCCAAAGTTTCCGCAGTAAGAGACGATGCCACAAAGGAGGCAGTCGCTGAAAAAAGTCTTTTCTGGAAAGGAAGAAAGACAAAAGTGATATCTTCCCTCATGGGAAGGAGGATGAAGATGATCTCTCCCAGGCTAAGGATGAAGTTATTGAAGCCTTTCG CCGGCCCTGACTCCCAAGCCAATGCCACACTCTTCCTTGCCAAGTTCTATGGTCGAGCCGGTCTCCTTAACCTCATCGAATCTGGTCCTAACCATCTTCGTCCCG CAATATTTAGGTCACTTTTGTACGAAGCCTGTGGACGGATCGTGAACCCTGTGGATGGTTCTGTGGGTCTGATGTGGTCTGGAAACTGGTCCCAGTGCCAAGCAGCCGTTGATGCCATTCTCAACGGCTTACCCATCACTCACACGCCTCTCGCCAGTGCATCCGCGTCGCACCAGATCATTCCTCCTCACAGAACATACGACATACGCCACGTGGCGAAAGATCCAACAACAGGCGGCGACAGTTCGGAGAGTCTGGCCCTTGCCCCACGTGTTAACGGTAACAAGGCGAAGACAAAAACTGGCCGGTTAAAACGCCTAGCAGAGACCGTGGACTTCCAACTAGGTGAATGTAGTCACGACACGTGGCAGCTCCAGTGTTCTGGTGCAACGCATGGCTATGGTCAGTTGGCGTTGGAGAACGTGGAGAATCGAAGGGAAGCTCCATTAAACCAAAGCTCGAATCTTGGGCGTGATGATCAAGTCGATACCAACGAGGTTGGCTTAGAGCTCAGACTTGGTTAG
- the LOC106357167 gene encoding tetraketide alpha-pyrone reductase 2, which produces MSEYLVTGGTGFIASYIIKSLLELGHTVRTTVRNPQDEEKVGFLWELKGAKERLKMFKADLTAEGSFDEPVNGVDGVFHTASPVIVPQDHNIQETLVDPIIKGTTNVMNSCAKSKTTLKRIVLTSSCSSIRYRFDATKASPLNESHWSDPDYCKRFNLWYAYAKTLGEKEAWRIAEEKGLNLVVVNPSFVVGPLLGPKPTSTLLYILAIVKGLAGEYRNLTVGFVHIDDVVAAHVLAMEEPKASGRIVCSSSVAHWSEIIELLRNKYPNYPLENKCSNKEGDNNPHSMDTRKIHELGFASFKSLPEMFDDCIRSFQEKGLL; this is translated from the exons ATGTCAGAGTACCTGGTCACTGGAGGAACTGGTTTCATCGCTTCTTACATCATCAAATCACTTCTCGAACTCGGACACACCGTTCGAACCACTGTCCGAAACCCTC AGGATGAAGAGAAAGTAGGTTTCCTATGGGAACTGAAAGGAGCGAAAGAGAGGCTGAAGATGTTCAAAGCTGATCTAACGGCTGAAGGAAGCTTTGACGAACCAGTAAACGGCGTAGATGGAGTATTCCACACGGCTTCTCCTGTTATTGTTCCACAGGATCACAACATTCAAGAAACATTGGTTGATCCTATCATCAAGGGTACAACCAATGTTATGAACTCCTGTGCTAAGTCCAAAACCACTCTTAAAAGGATCGTTCTTACTTCTTCTTGCTCCTCGATACGGTACCGTTTCGACGCCACCAAAGCCTCTCCCCTCAACGAGTCGCATTGGAGTGACCCTGACTACTGCAAACGCTTCAAC CTTTGGTACGCATATGCAAAGACTCTAGGTGAGAAAGAGGCTTGGAGAATAGCTGAAGAGAAAGGGTTAAACTTAGTGGTTGTGAATCCTTCCTTTGTGGTTGGTCCATTGCTTGGACCTAAACCCACAAGTACTCTTCTATATATCCTCGCCATCGTCAAAGGTCTTGCTGGAGAGTATCGGAATTTAACGGTCGGGTTTGTGCACATAGACGATGTAGTTGCTGCACATGTGTTAGCCATGGAAGAGCCTAAAGCATCAGGGAGAATCGTATGTTCGAGTTCGGTTGCTCATTGGTCTGAGATCATTGAGTTGCTAAGAAACAAGTATCCTAATTACCCACTTGAGAACAA GTGCAGTAACAAAGAAGGGGACAACAATCCACATAGTATGGATACAAGGAAGATACATGAGCTAGGATTTGCATCGTTCAAGTCATTGCCTGAGATGTTTGATGATTGTATCCGCAGTTTTCAGGAGAAGGGTCTGCTCTGA
- the LOC106354018 gene encoding ethylene-responsive transcription factor ERF118-like, with protein sequence MVGIREQLLLSDTKKPKRCNPQEKTQQSLRKVRILVNDPYATDDSSSDEGETKTRRIVRVVNFPPLVESAAPPRVEPTSVSSSQDSTKTTSKKAAAAGASRPRLSKKPVGVRQRKWGKWAAEIRHPITKNRTWLGTFETEEAAHQAYKDKRKEYDALLATSNDSASVSETSQCSRSSPLEQDTSASTPALKEEIKITTTTAGVDSSSKEVLFGFNFAELPIPDLGFFAEEGQMGDLGFFTEDHDQLNLDCLFTDDQFDDFSMLWFEDSGPSELPDWDFPDVEFESSFFFADQHIPLKSFVA encoded by the coding sequence ATGGTAGGGATTAGGGAACAACTGTTGTTGAGTGATACGAAGAAACCAAAGAGATGCAATCCTCAAGAAAAAACCCAACAATCTTTGAGAAAAGTTAGGATCTTGGTCAACGATCCTTACGCAACTGACGATTCATCAAGCGACGAAGGAGAGACCAAGACGAGACGCATCGTCCGTGTTGTTAACTTTCCACCTCTGGTGGAGTCTGCTGCTCCTCCTCGTGTTGAGCCTACTTCTGTGAGTTCTTCTCAGGACAGTACCAAAACCACCAGCAAGAAAGCTGCAGCTGCAGGTGCTTCTCGTCCAAGGCTGTCTAAGAAGCCTGTTGGTGTTAGGCAGAGGAAGTGGGGTAAATGGGCTGCGGAGATTAGACATCCTATCACCAAGAACAGGACTTGGTTGGGTACTTTTGAGACTGAAGAAGCTGCTCATCAAGCTTATAAAGACAAGAGAAAAGAATATGACGCACTCCTCGCCACTAGTAATGATTCTGCGTCTGTGTCTGAGACTAGTCAATGCTCTCGCTCTTCACCTCTTGAGCAAGACACTTCAGCTTCAACTCCAGCTCTTAAAGAGGAGATCAAGATCACCACTACTACTGCTGGTGTTGATTCGTCAAGCAAGGAAGTGTTGTTCGGTTTCAACTTTGCTGAACTACCGATCCCTGATCTTGGTTTCTTTGCTGAAGAGGGACAAATGGGTGATCTTGGTTTCTTTACTGAAGATCATGACCAACTAAACTTGGATTGCTTGTTCACTGATGATCAGTTTGATGACTTCTCTATGCTCTGGTTCGAAGACAGTGGTCCGAGCGAGCTACCTGACTGGGACTTTCCAGATGTTGAGTTCGAGTCTAGCTTCTTTTTCGCCGATCAGCACATCCCCTTGAAAAGTTTTGTAGCTTAA
- the LOC106406714 gene encoding jacalin-related lectin 22, with protein MAKMYRKLAPCGGEGGHEWDDDVYQGIRKVYVGQAFTRITYVKFEYVKEDAEVVTREYGTISFQPEEFSLDPDEHIIEVQGRCHRLDVKEVITALFFKTSKGKMSPVFGPKKLLNGFAGTEFLFYDGGNKIVGFHGRSGNALDALGVYFAQNCLTTPFPIYKLEARGGTKGRVWDNGYYDGVKMMRVGEDNCRITYLEFEYEKGKEIETHHHGVKGETPSEFVLDCPEEYIISVEATYHKPSFFRNTVITSLKFETSKGITSFFGYNVGTKFVLKQKNCRLVGFHGMDGDAIDALGAYFAKIPTLTPLTQSKKLSSVGGNGGVIWDDGVYDGVRTIYVGQSNDCVSFVKFEYIKGTGLVSGEDHGKKTLLGVEELVLEDGEYITVLEGCYNKIFRVEEPVIISLRFRTNKRQSVQFGMDSGEKFLLGENGYKIIGFHGQVSDVIHSVGVTIMPITTTE; from the exons ATGGCGAAGATGTACCGGAAGTTGGCACCATGCGGTGGTGAAGGAGGACATGAATGGGACGATGATGTGTACCAGGGTATAAGAAAAGTGTATGTAGGGCAAGCTTTCACGCGTATCACTTACGTCAAATTCGAGTACGTGAAAGAAGACGCCGAAGTAGTAACACGTGAATATGGGACAATAAGTTTTCAGCCTGAAGAG TTTTCACTTGATCCGGACGAGCACATTATAGAGGTGCAAGGAAGGTGCCACCGCCTCGATGTCAAGGAGGTGATCACGGCACTTTTCTTCAAGACCTCGAAGGGTAAAATGTCTCCAGTGTTTGGTCCAAAGAAATTGCTTAATGGTTTCGCCGGTACAGAGTTCCTTTTTTACGATGGAGGAAACAAAATCGTAGGGTTTCATGGACGGTCGGGTAATGCTCTCGACGCTCTTGGAGTTTACTTTGCACAGAACTGTTTGACCACGCCGTTCCCTATTTACAAGTTAGAAGCTCGAGGGGGTACAAAAGGGCGTGTTTGGGACAATGGTTATTACGATGGCGTCAAAATGATGCGGGTTGGTGAAGATAATTGCCGTATAACTTATTTAGAGTTCGAGTACGAGAAAGGGAAGGAGATAGAGACACATCACCATGGGGTGAAAGGGGAAACACCATCTGAG TTTGTGCTTGACTGCCCGGAGGAATACATCATATCGGTGGAAGCAACATATCATAAGCCGAGCTTTTTTCGCAATACCGTTATTACGTCGCTTAAGTTCGAAACATCAAAGGGGATAACATCATTCTTTGGGTACAATGTGGGCACGAAGTTTGTCCTGAAGCAAAAAAATTGTAGACTTGTCGGGTTCCATGGAATGGATGGTGATGCTATTGATGCTCTTGGAGCATACTTTGCAAAGATTCCTACTCTTACGCCCTTGACTCAATCCAAGAAATTGTCATCGGTAGGCGGCAACGGAGGAGTTATATGGGATGACGGTGTCTACGACGGTGTAAGGACTATATACGTCGGACAAAGTAACGACTGTGTATCCTTTGTTAAGTTTGAGTATATTAAAGGCACAGGCTTGGTTTCTGGAGAGGaccatgggaagaagacatTACTCGGAGTTGAAGAG CTTGTTCTTGAGGATGGTGAATATATCACTGTCTTGGAAGGCTGCTACAACAAGATCTTCAGAGTTGAGGAACCGGTAATTATCTCTCTTAGGTTCAGGACGAACAAAAGGCAGTCAGTTCAGTTTGGAATGGATTCCGGTGAGAAATTCTTGCTTGGGGAGAATGGGTACAAGATCATTGGGTTCCATGGACAAGTTAGTGATGTTATTCACAGTGTTGGAGTCACTATCATGCCCATCACGACAACAGAGTGa